The following proteins are co-located in the Myroides profundi genome:
- a CDS encoding SPFH domain-containing protein, translating to MTPMYFIVGAVIILLLLGFFTVKQQSAVIIERFGRFNSIRHSGLQIKIPFVDRKAGVVNLRIQQLDVLIETKTKDNVFVKLKVSIQFKVIQDRVEDAFYKLEYPHDQITSYVFDVVRAEVPKLILDDVFERKDNIAIAVKRELNEAMTTYGYDIINTLITDIDPDIQVKNAMNRINAADREKVAAEYEAEASRIRIVAKAKAEAESKRLQGQGIADQRREIAQGLVESVDVLNKVGINSQEASALIVVTQHYDTLQSVGADSRSNLILLPNAPSAASDMLTNMVASFAASSKIKEMSTVEGVSKRSEDFSSKEYNDYSSSYEDGLEDE from the coding sequence ATGACACCAATGTACTTTATAGTCGGAGCGGTAATTATATTATTACTTCTTGGCTTTTTTACGGTGAAGCAGCAGTCAGCTGTGATCATTGAACGATTCGGAAGATTTAATAGTATTAGACATTCTGGATTACAAATTAAAATACCTTTTGTGGATAGAAAGGCAGGAGTAGTAAATCTTCGTATCCAACAATTAGATGTATTAATCGAGACTAAAACGAAAGATAACGTATTCGTTAAACTGAAAGTTTCTATTCAGTTTAAGGTTATCCAAGATAGAGTAGAAGATGCGTTCTACAAGCTAGAGTATCCTCATGATCAGATTACTTCGTATGTATTCGACGTAGTGCGTGCAGAAGTACCTAAGCTGATCTTAGATGATGTGTTCGAGCGAAAAGATAATATCGCTATTGCGGTGAAACGCGAATTAAACGAAGCGATGACAACGTACGGATATGATATTATCAATACACTAATCACGGATATCGATCCTGATATCCAGGTAAAAAATGCGATGAACCGTATTAATGCGGCGGATAGAGAGAAAGTAGCTGCTGAATATGAAGCAGAAGCGAGTAGAATCCGCATCGTTGCGAAAGCAAAAGCTGAGGCTGAATCTAAGCGTTTACAAGGACAGGGTATCGCTGACCAACGTAGAGAGATCGCACAAGGGCTAGTAGAGAGTGTGGATGTATTAAATAAAGTAGGTATTAACTCACAAGAAGCTTCTGCCCTAATCGTGGTTACGCAACACTATGATACGTTACAGTCTGTAGGAGCAGATAGCCGTTCTAACTTGATCCTATTACCAAATGCTCCATCAGCAGCGAGCGATATGCTTACGAATATGGTAGCTTCATTTGCAGCTAGTAGCAAGATAAAAGAAATGAGTACTGTAGAAGGTGTTTCTAAGCGTTCTGAGGACTTTTCTTCTAAAGAATATAATGATTACTCATCAAGCTATGAAGATGGCTTAGAAGATGAATAA
- the gltX gene encoding glutamate--tRNA ligase, which translates to MAKQVRVRFAPSPTGPLHIGGVRTALFNYLFAKKHNGVFYIRIEDTDQNRFVPGAEAYILEALEWLGISPDETIGKNEKFGPYRQSERKELYKQYADQLIESGWAYYAFDTAEELDELRKVAEAEGKTFIYNHTNREQLSTSLKLSKEEVDTKIANGEAYVIRFKTPVGETLHLKDIIRGDIKFETSLLDDKVLYKSDGMPTYHLANIVDDHLMETSHVIRGEEWLPSLPLHELLYKAFGWEAPEFAHLPLILKPVGNGKLSKRDGDKLGFPVFPLDWQDPTSGEKSSGYRERGFYPETVVNFLALLGWNDGTDQEIFSLEELVEKFDLTRVHKAGAKFDPEKNKWFNQHYLKLQSDADLAKAYQVILKDNGIEATDAYVEKVVGLIKERATFVADFYELSDFFFVKPTEYDAKALKNWKEDTSDIMTQVSEVIKGIETFGAKNIESIVKDWINEQGIGMGKVMQPLRLSLVGAVKGPDLFDIIEMIGKEETIERIAIAVEANK; encoded by the coding sequence ATGGCTAAGCAAGTTCGCGTGCGTTTTGCACCAAGTCCAACTGGACCATTACACATTGGTGGCGTAAGAACCGCATTATTCAATTATTTATTCGCTAAAAAGCACAACGGAGTATTCTATATCAGAATAGAGGATACTGACCAAAATCGTTTTGTACCAGGAGCTGAGGCTTATATATTAGAAGCTTTAGAATGGTTAGGGATTTCACCTGATGAGACTATCGGTAAGAATGAAAAGTTCGGACCATATAGACAGAGTGAGCGCAAGGAATTGTACAAACAATATGCTGATCAACTAATCGAGAGTGGATGGGCATACTACGCTTTTGATACTGCTGAAGAATTAGACGAATTAAGAAAAGTAGCTGAAGCTGAAGGAAAGACATTTATATATAATCATACGAATAGAGAGCAGCTGAGCACTTCTCTTAAATTAAGTAAAGAAGAAGTGGATACTAAGATAGCTAATGGTGAGGCTTATGTTATCCGCTTTAAGACTCCTGTAGGTGAGACTTTACATCTAAAAGATATTATCAGAGGTGATATCAAGTTCGAAACGAGCTTATTAGATGATAAGGTGTTGTATAAAAGTGACGGAATGCCTACATATCACTTAGCTAATATCGTGGATGACCATCTAATGGAGACATCACACGTGATTAGAGGTGAAGAGTGGCTACCTTCTCTTCCACTACACGAGTTGTTATACAAAGCATTCGGATGGGAAGCTCCTGAGTTCGCTCACCTTCCTCTAATCCTTAAGCCAGTAGGTAACGGTAAGCTATCTAAACGTGATGGAGATAAACTAGGATTCCCTGTGTTCCCATTAGATTGGCAAGATCCTACATCTGGAGAGAAGTCTTCTGGATATAGAGAGAGAGGATTCTACCCTGAGACTGTGGTGAACTTCCTTGCTTTATTAGGATGGAATGACGGTACGGATCAAGAGATTTTCTCTTTAGAAGAGTTAGTAGAGAAGTTCGATTTAACACGTGTACACAAGGCAGGTGCTAAGTTTGACCCAGAGAAGAATAAATGGTTTAACCAACACTATCTGAAGCTACAGAGCGATGCTGACTTAGCTAAGGCATACCAAGTAATCTTAAAAGATAACGGTATCGAAGCGACAGATGCTTATGTAGAGAAAGTAGTAGGATTAATCAAAGAGAGAGCAACATTCGTAGCTGATTTCTATGAGTTGAGTGATTTCTTCTTCGTAAAACCAACAGAATACGATGCTAAGGCATTAAAGAATTGGAAAGAAGATACATCTGATATTATGACACAAGTGTCTGAAGTAATAAAAGGTATCGAGACATTCGGAGCGAAGAATATAGAGTCTATCGTGAAGGATTGGATCAATGAGCAAGGCATCGGAATGGGGAAAGTGATGCAACCACTTCGCCTTAGTCTAGTAGGTGCTGTGAAGGGACCAGACTTATTTGACATCATCGAGATGATCGGTAAAGAGGAGACTATAGAGAGAATAGCTATCGCTGTAGAAGCGAATAAATAA
- the ybeY gene encoding rRNA maturation RNase YbeY has product MIFFNYETDFQLVEETKYEDWIEEIVTSEGLIPGDISYIFCDDAYLHEINVKYLDHDTLTDIISFDYCEGKIVSGDIFLSIERVRDNAKDFNVDFDVELLRVMSHGVLHYCGYKDKSPEDERLMRSKEEEKMAMFHVEQ; this is encoded by the coding sequence ATGATATTTTTTAACTATGAAACTGATTTTCAATTAGTTGAAGAGACTAAATACGAAGATTGGATAGAAGAGATAGTGACTTCAGAAGGATTGATCCCTGGTGATATCAGTTATATATTTTGTGACGATGCTTACTTACATGAGATTAATGTTAAGTATTTAGATCATGATACATTGACAGATATTATCAGTTTTGATTATTGTGAAGGAAAGATTGTCTCTGGTGACATCTTTTTATCTATAGAGAGAGTACGTGATAATGCTAAGGACTTTAATGTTGATTTTGACGTTGAGTTACTGAGAGTTATGTCTCATGGTGTCTTACATTATTGTGGTTATAAGGATAAATCTCCAGAGGATGAACGCTTAATGCGTAGTAAAGAAGAAGAGAAAATGGCTATGTTCCACGTGGAACAATAG
- the mnmG gene encoding tRNA uridine-5-carboxymethylaminomethyl(34) synthesis enzyme MnmG — MSIFADKYDVIVVGGGHAGSEAAAAAANMGSKTLLITMSLQNIAQMSCNPAMGGIAKGQIVREIDALGGYSGIVSDKTAIQFKMLNKSKGPAMWSPRVQSDRMRFSETWRLMLEGTPNLDFYQDMVKSLIIKNHKIEGVVTNLGLEIKAKTVILTNGTFLNGLIHIGEKQFGGGRAGEGAAYGITEDLVKAGFTSGRMKTGTPPRVDGRSLDYSKMEVQGGDINPSKFSYLDVTQPLVQQRDCFMTYTSPEVHDLLREGFDRSPMFTGRIKSIGPRYCPSIEDKINRFADKDRHQIFVEPEGWNTCEIYVNGFSTSLPEEVQFKALRSVAGFENAKIFRPGYAIEYDYFPPTQLKHTLETKLVEGLYFAGQINGTTGYEEAAAQGLMAGMNAALKVREEGELILRRDEAYIGVLIDDLITKGTEEPYRMFTSRAEYRTLLRQDNADFRLTPKSYELGLASEERMRRMEHKQTEAENFVQFFKETSVKTEEANPILEEKGSSLMSQPDKMFKVFSRPQIELEDILKFEKVKTYVEEHDLDQEIIEQAEIQVKYSGYIEKEKNNADKLNRLEDVRIPANFDYDKIVSLSFESREKLKNIKPITISQASRISGVTPTDISILLIHMGR, encoded by the coding sequence ATGAGTATATTCGCTGATAAATATGATGTAATAGTAGTAGGTGGTGGGCACGCTGGTTCAGAGGCTGCTGCTGCTGCTGCAAATATGGGTTCTAAAACTTTATTGATTACAATGAGTTTGCAGAACATCGCTCAGATGTCTTGTAATCCTGCAATGGGAGGTATCGCAAAAGGGCAAATCGTAAGAGAGATAGATGCATTAGGAGGTTACTCTGGTATTGTATCTGATAAGACTGCGATCCAGTTTAAGATGCTTAATAAGTCTAAAGGACCTGCTATGTGGTCTCCTCGAGTACAGTCTGACCGTATGCGTTTCTCTGAGACCTGGAGGCTTATGTTAGAGGGGACGCCTAACCTTGATTTTTATCAAGATATGGTGAAATCTTTGATTATTAAGAATCATAAGATAGAAGGTGTAGTAACTAATCTTGGGTTAGAAATAAAGGCTAAGACAGTTATCTTAACTAATGGTACATTTTTAAATGGGCTTATCCACATCGGAGAAAAACAGTTCGGTGGTGGTAGAGCAGGTGAGGGTGCTGCTTATGGAATCACAGAAGACCTAGTGAAAGCCGGTTTTACTTCTGGTAGAATGAAAACAGGTACACCTCCTAGGGTAGATGGTCGATCATTAGACTATAGTAAGATGGAAGTACAAGGGGGAGATATTAACCCTTCTAAGTTTTCTTACCTAGATGTGACACAACCATTAGTTCAACAGAGAGACTGTTTTATGACGTATACTTCTCCTGAAGTACACGATTTATTAAGAGAAGGATTTGATCGTTCTCCGATGTTTACAGGTAGAATTAAGAGTATAGGACCACGTTATTGTCCTTCGATAGAAGATAAGATTAACCGTTTTGCTGATAAAGATAGACACCAAATATTCGTAGAACCAGAGGGGTGGAATACTTGTGAAATCTATGTAAATGGATTCTCTACTTCACTACCAGAGGAGGTACAGTTTAAGGCTCTTCGTTCGGTAGCTGGGTTCGAGAATGCTAAGATATTTAGACCTGGGTATGCTATCGAATATGATTATTTTCCACCTACACAGTTAAAACATACGCTTGAAACTAAGCTTGTAGAAGGACTATATTTCGCTGGACAAATCAATGGTACTACAGGTTATGAAGAGGCAGCTGCACAAGGGTTAATGGCTGGTATGAATGCTGCTTTAAAAGTGAGAGAAGAAGGGGAGTTAATCCTTAGAAGAGACGAAGCATATATAGGTGTATTGATAGATGATTTGATTACGAAGGGTACAGAAGAGCCTTATAGAATGTTTACATCTCGTGCTGAGTATCGTACTTTATTACGTCAAGATAATGCTGATTTTAGATTAACACCGAAGTCTTACGAACTAGGTTTGGCGTCTGAAGAACGTATGAGAAGAATGGAGCATAAGCAGACTGAAGCTGAAAACTTTGTTCAATTCTTTAAAGAAACAAGTGTAAAAACAGAGGAGGCTAATCCTATTTTAGAAGAGAAAGGATCGTCTCTAATGAGTCAACCTGATAAAATGTTTAAGGTATTCTCTCGTCCACAAATTGAGCTAGAAGATATCCTTAAATTCGAAAAGGTAAAGACGTATGTAGAGGAGCATGATCTAGATCAGGAGATCATAGAGCAAGCAGAAATCCAAGTAAAATACTCTGGTTATATAGAGAAAGAAAAGAACAATGCTGATAAACTTAATAGGCTAGAGGATGTAAGAATCCCTGCTAATTTTGATTATGATAAGATAGTATCTCTATCGTTTGAGTCACGTGAGAAGCTTAAAAATATTAAGCCTATTACGATATCTCAAGCTTCTCGTATCAGTGGTGTAACACCTACAGATATCTCTATCTTGTTAATCCACATGGGTAGATAA
- a CDS encoding class I SAM-dependent methyltransferase — MEINATIKYIEVEDHSVSKEKFELYLDEKFQLLKTEPVPDLDKLDSYYESPEYISHTDSKKTFFDKVYQSIKSKAIQNKYKILEDIKSDQGVLLDIGCGTGEFLLEGKNRGWSVLGFEPNKGARQLSLNKGITLVDSLDDIEDHSVDVITMWHVLEHIPDLDKQIMTLQRILKKEGTLIVAVPNYNSYDAKYYGQYWAAYDVPRHLWHFSQKSIPLLFNPYQFELVETYPMLFDSFYVSLLSEQYKTGKKNWFKAFRVGLKSNIEARANLEYSSLIYYLKKN, encoded by the coding sequence ATGGAAATTAATGCAACTATTAAATATATAGAAGTAGAAGATCATTCTGTTTCTAAAGAGAAATTTGAACTTTATTTAGATGAGAAGTTTCAGTTATTAAAAACTGAACCAGTTCCTGATTTGGATAAATTAGATAGTTATTATGAAAGCCCTGAATACATTTCTCATACAGATAGTAAAAAGACTTTCTTCGATAAAGTATATCAAAGTATCAAATCAAAAGCTATACAGAATAAGTATAAAATACTTGAAGATATTAAAAGTGATCAAGGTGTACTTTTAGACATAGGATGTGGAACAGGGGAGTTTCTATTAGAAGGAAAAAATAGAGGTTGGTCTGTTTTAGGTTTTGAACCAAATAAAGGAGCGAGACAATTAAGCCTAAATAAGGGAATCACATTAGTGGATTCTCTAGATGATATTGAAGATCATTCTGTAGATGTTATTACGATGTGGCATGTGTTAGAACATATACCTGATTTAGATAAACAGATAATGACGCTTCAACGTATATTAAAAAAAGAAGGAACACTGATCGTAGCTGTACCTAATTATAATTCTTACGACGCTAAGTATTATGGTCAATATTGGGCAGCTTATGATGTACCTCGTCACCTTTGGCATTTTTCTCAGAAGTCAATTCCGTTACTTTTTAATCCTTACCAATTTGAATTAGTAGAAACATATCCAATGTTGTTTGATAGTTTTTATGTTTCACTTTTATCTGAGCAATATAAAACAGGAAAGAAGAATTGGTTTAAAGCTTTTCGTGTTGGATTAAAATCAAATATTGAAGCAAGAGCAAATTTAGAGTACTCTTCACTGATTTATTACCTAAAAAAGAACTAA
- a CDS encoding OmpH family outer membrane protein — protein MKKTILMLGIAGLLFSCNNNATPATEFKTAYVDSAKLMKEYEEMKDMESKYKIQSEEKGKSLEAEVAKFQQEVQNFQANARQKGQAWAEQTAANLQRKEQELQFKQQTLMQALQKESGEEMEAVVKKVKEHIAEYAKKNNLDYVFNTEDASTVIYSKDGNDVTEIMIKELNAKYKGSATPAKLEETKPAESKEDKK, from the coding sequence ATGAAAAAAACTATTTTAATGCTAGGTATAGCTGGATTATTATTTTCATGTAATAATAATGCAACTCCTGCTACTGAATTCAAAACTGCTTATGTAGATTCTGCTAAGTTGATGAAGGAGTATGAAGAGATGAAGGATATGGAATCAAAATATAAGATCCAATCTGAAGAAAAAGGAAAAAGCTTAGAAGCTGAAGTTGCTAAGTTCCAACAAGAGGTTCAAAACTTCCAAGCTAATGCTCGTCAAAAAGGACAAGCATGGGCTGAGCAAACTGCTGCTAACCTTCAAAGAAAAGAGCAAGAATTACAGTTTAAACAACAAACTTTAATGCAAGCTTTACAAAAAGAGAGCGGTGAGGAAATGGAAGCTGTAGTGAAAAAAGTAAAAGAACATATCGCTGAGTACGCTAAAAAGAATAACTTAGACTATGTATTCAATACTGAGGATGCATCTACTGTTATCTATAGTAAAGACGGTAATGATGTTACTGAAATCATGATCAAAGAATTAAATGCTAAATATAAAGGTAGCGCTACTCCTGCTAAATTAGAGGAGACAAAACCAGCAGAAAGCAAAGAAGATAAAAAGTAA
- a CDS encoding helix-turn-helix domain-containing protein, protein MTNFSEEAEYVLKFINETNRSLFLTGKAGTGKTTLLKEIINTTHKNAVIVAPTGIAALNAGGVTIHSFFHLPFAAFVPDTKNPPIFTDTIKFENRVSLRRHMLMSNARRALFLNMDLLIIDEVSMLRADVLDAMNFMLQTVRKSQQPFGGVQVLFIGDLLQLPPVVKNQEWDVLKRYYDGVYFFHSEVVRQYPPLYIELEKVYRQSDQVFINLLNNLRNNRVSREDVALLNQYTNPNFNIKDNPGYITLSTHNAKADKINEDALRGLFTKEFSFMPEVVGDFPEKIYPIEAKMTLKEGAQVIFIKNDISPEKRFYNGKMGMVKTLTKHEIFIEFENKEVIEVERYEWQNIKYTVDPNTKEIVEEVLGTFSHYPLKLAWAITVHKSQGLTFDKAVLDVSKVFLPGQAYVALSRLRSLEGLVLLSPIQMNGLVNDEDVMSYAENKAGAEELNLQLKIETKNFLRNYLIQTYSWFNLSTQWHTHLYSYNAEAERSKKSTFMGWAQRMNNHLDEMVVHSEKFVNQLRALFEEEPFRFEFTKERVLKAYDYFFPRLDHMVFELLFTIAQVKTAKKSKAFYEELVPLEESLLKTVIQMKKASIILKLIEEDKKICKENLRSLEISEYKINHLVNIANLIRSTKLGVEEEEDIEVYSSSPKTKSKEKKKSTFVITLEMWKEKMSIEDIALTRKLTTTTIYSHIGKLIMDGHITLEEVLPKERIEELTALFEKSKGMTLSEIKANAEEEFSWEELKLYQRAMAQKEE, encoded by the coding sequence ATGACTAATTTTTCAGAAGAAGCAGAATACGTTTTAAAGTTTATCAATGAGACGAATAGATCTCTTTTTTTGACAGGAAAGGCTGGTACTGGTAAAACTACCTTGTTAAAAGAAATTATTAATACTACACATAAGAATGCAGTAATAGTAGCTCCTACTGGGATAGCTGCTTTGAACGCAGGTGGAGTGACTATACATTCCTTTTTTCATTTGCCTTTTGCTGCTTTCGTTCCAGATACTAAGAATCCTCCTATTTTTACAGATACTATCAAGTTTGAAAATCGCGTATCGCTAAGGCGCCATATGCTGATGAGTAATGCTCGTAGAGCGTTGTTCTTAAACATGGATTTGTTGATTATAGACGAGGTCAGTATGTTGCGTGCAGATGTATTAGATGCGATGAACTTTATGCTACAGACTGTGCGTAAAAGTCAACAGCCTTTTGGTGGTGTACAGGTTCTTTTTATAGGAGATTTACTACAGTTACCTCCTGTTGTGAAGAACCAAGAGTGGGATGTGCTGAAGCGCTATTACGACGGGGTATATTTCTTCCATTCAGAAGTTGTTAGACAGTATCCTCCCTTGTATATCGAGTTAGAGAAAGTATATAGACAGTCAGATCAAGTGTTTATTAACTTACTAAATAATCTTCGCAATAATCGCGTATCTAGAGAGGATGTGGCACTCTTAAATCAATATACCAATCCTAACTTTAATATAAAAGATAACCCTGGTTATATCACTCTAAGTACGCATAATGCTAAGGCGGACAAGATTAATGAGGACGCACTTAGAGGATTGTTCACGAAGGAGTTTAGTTTTATGCCTGAAGTAGTAGGAGATTTCCCTGAAAAGATATATCCTATCGAGGCTAAAATGACGCTTAAAGAAGGTGCTCAGGTTATTTTTATTAAGAATGATATCTCTCCAGAGAAGCGATTCTACAATGGTAAGATGGGGATGGTGAAGACCTTGACTAAGCATGAGATATTCATAGAGTTTGAAAATAAAGAAGTCATTGAAGTAGAACGATACGAGTGGCAGAATATAAAGTATACGGTCGACCCTAATACTAAGGAGATCGTAGAGGAGGTCTTAGGTACCTTTAGTCATTATCCTCTTAAGCTAGCATGGGCTATTACGGTGCACAAGAGTCAAGGGCTTACCTTCGATAAAGCTGTTTTAGACGTATCTAAGGTGTTTTTACCTGGGCAGGCTTATGTTGCCTTATCTAGACTTCGTTCGTTAGAGGGACTAGTCTTATTATCACCTATACAGATGAACGGCTTAGTCAATGACGAGGATGTAATGAGCTATGCAGAGAATAAGGCTGGTGCAGAAGAATTAAATCTGCAATTAAAGATAGAGACAAAGAACTTTCTTCGAAACTATTTGATACAGACCTATTCTTGGTTTAACCTGAGTACACAATGGCATACGCACCTTTATAGTTATAATGCGGAGGCGGAGAGAAGTAAGAAAAGTACATTTATGGGCTGGGCTCAGCGTATGAATAACCACTTAGATGAAATGGTTGTTCACTCAGAGAAATTTGTCAATCAGTTAAGAGCATTGTTTGAAGAAGAACCTTTCAGATTTGAGTTTACTAAAGAACGTGTACTTAAAGCATATGATTACTTTTTTCCTCGTTTAGATCATATGGTTTTTGAGCTATTGTTCACTATAGCACAGGTAAAAACTGCGAAGAAATCAAAGGCGTTCTACGAAGAATTAGTACCGTTAGAAGAGTCATTACTGAAGACGGTTATTCAGATGAAGAAGGCTTCTATTATATTGAAGTTAATAGAAGAGGATAAGAAGATATGCAAGGAGAATCTGCGCTCACTAGAGATCAGTGAGTATAAGATTAACCATTTAGTCAATATCGCTAATCTGATAAGAAGTACTAAACTAGGAGTAGAAGAGGAGGAAGATATAGAAGTGTATTCTTCTAGTCCGAAGACGAAGTCGAAAGAGAAAAAGAAGTCTACGTTTGTCATTACCCTAGAGATGTGGAAAGAGAAGATGAGTATAGAAGATATTGCATTAACTAGAAAACTGACTACGACTACGATTTATTCTCATATCGGTAAATTGATTATGGATGGGCATATTACCTTAGAGGAAGTATTGCCTAAGGAACGTATAGAGGAGTTAACTGCTTTATTTGAGAAGAGTAAGGGAATGACGTTATCTGAGATTAAAGCGAATGCAGAAGAGGAGTTCTCATGGGAAGAATTAAAGCTGTATCAGCGTGCAATGGCTCAGAAAGAGGAGTAA
- a CDS encoding ATP-binding protein, protein MQFSDIIGQSFLKNHLIQSAASGRVPHAQLFIGGEGTGTLPMAIAYAQYLLCKNTGNENTGGNDACNIKFNNLAHPDLHFVYPVATTEAVKRNATSDLFAEQWRSFLKTNKYGNLFDWYTHIDIQNKQGQIGVDEASEVLKKLALKSFEGGYKIMIIWMADKLNTEASNKLLKLLEEPPAKTVFILIAENEKNILQTILSRCQVLKFPPLNAIEIQEALIQREQCDPQEAIMIANQSQGSYNKALSLLHNKANALPYEKWFVQWVRAAFRAKGNAAVIQELIEWSEELAALGREQQKQFIEFCIELFRQALLLNYQTPELVYYKTTVDKFKLENFAPFVNGENINEIYQELGDAIYHIERNGNAKMIFTDLSIKLTRLIHKK, encoded by the coding sequence ATGCAATTTTCAGATATTATAGGGCAATCCTTTTTAAAAAATCATTTGATACAGTCAGCTGCATCAGGTCGTGTACCTCATGCACAGTTATTTATTGGTGGAGAAGGTACAGGTACTTTACCCATGGCTATCGCCTACGCACAGTATTTACTATGCAAAAATACGGGTAATGAAAACACAGGAGGAAATGATGCCTGTAATATCAAATTCAACAATCTTGCTCACCCAGACTTACACTTTGTGTATCCTGTAGCTACGACAGAAGCTGTAAAAAGGAATGCTACTAGTGATCTATTCGCAGAACAATGGCGTAGTTTTTTAAAAACGAATAAATACGGAAACCTTTTCGATTGGTACACCCACATTGATATACAGAATAAACAAGGACAAATAGGAGTAGATGAAGCGAGTGAAGTACTGAAGAAACTTGCCTTAAAATCATTTGAAGGTGGTTATAAGATTATGATTATCTGGATGGCAGATAAGCTAAATACTGAGGCTTCTAATAAACTACTAAAGCTATTAGAAGAACCACCTGCTAAAACAGTGTTCATACTAATCGCAGAGAACGAGAAAAATATTCTACAGACTATCCTCTCGAGATGTCAAGTACTAAAGTTTCCTCCGCTTAACGCTATCGAAATACAAGAAGCTTTAATACAACGCGAGCAATGTGATCCACAGGAAGCCATCATGATCGCTAATCAATCGCAAGGAAGTTATAATAAAGCACTGAGCTTACTACATAATAAAGCGAATGCCTTACCTTATGAGAAATGGTTTGTACAATGGGTGCGAGCAGCCTTCAGAGCGAAGGGAAACGCTGCTGTAATTCAAGAATTAATAGAATGGAGTGAGGAACTAGCTGCTCTAGGACGTGAACAGCAAAAACAGTTTATAGAGTTCTGTATCGAACTATTCAGACAGGCACTGTTGTTAAACTACCAAACTCCAGAGCTAGTGTATTATAAAACAACAGTAGATAAGTTTAAACTAGAAAACTTTGCTCCCTTTGTCAACGGAGAAAATATAAATGAAATATACCAAGAGCTAGGTGATGCTATCTACCATATAGAACGAAATGGTAATGCTAAAATGATCTTCACAGATCTATCTATAAAGCTAACACGGTTAATACATAAGAAGTAA